A stretch of DNA from Phycisphaerales bacterium:
TCGAAAGGTACTGGTTGGCTACAGAGATATCCGATCCATTGATGATGGTGCAACGCTTGATGGGGGAGATGTGGTTCGGGCTGAAAACCGGCTTTGGGTCGGTGTCTCAACACGTACAACTGCGCGAGGCGCCGAATCACTGGGTCATTGCTTGTCATCTTTTGGCTATGAGGTGGCGCCAGTACAAGTACATAACTGTCTGCATCTTAAATCGGCGTGTTGTGCACTTGATCAAGAGACCTTGCTTTACAATCCGGCCTGGATTGATGCCAGCCATTTTCAAGATATGAGATGCATAGAGGTCGATCCAACAGAGCCAATGGCAGCGAATGTGGTGGGCGTTGGAGATCGATTGCTTGTTGCGGCGGCGCACCCACGCACCGCAGATCTACTTGATGTCGCTGGATATCAGATTGAGATAATTGAGGCTGATGAACTAGCCAAGGCAGAAGGTGCACTGACTTGCTGTAGTATTATCTTTAGGACACTCAATAGTGTTTCTAGCCAGATGGATTACTGAGATCCCAATCACGTATACTAGTGAGGGCTCGAGTGGCAACGGTTGTTTCTGATGAGCATTGTCGCTTTTACTATCTAACAACTATTTTTCTCATCGCCTGTTAATAGCCGACAATAGTTAGCGGTAGCCTAAGATCTTTATTATCCCAAGTGAGAAGCTCAATGGAATCCTCTACAAAAAGCCAAGCGAGCGTAGGTGTAAATGGGTGGCGTCTGATTATGGCATTGGCGGGGTTGGTGGTTATTGTCGCTGGTCTGCAGCTCGCGTCTAGTTTGCTTGTGCCAATAGCGGCCGCGGTCTTCTTTGCGGTCTTATGTATTCCACCTGTGAATTGGCTGCAGAAACGAAAAGTGCCCCAGTGGTTGGCAGTTATTATCGTTTTTGTGGTCGTCTTAGTCGCCTTTGTGTTTGTTGGTCTCATTGTGAACCAGTCAATCAGTAGCTTTCTGACGCGTCTTCCAGACTACCAAACAGCGCTCCAGGAAAGACTGAAGCCAATTGATCCCTTTATTGAAAAAATTGGACTCGGCGACTACGTCAATCCTTTACTAAGTAAAGCTGACGACACCGTTGATCCGACGACATCGAGCGTCATTGCAACAGATCAGATGGCTCAGGCAGACGAAGCAGAGACAGGTGGTATAGGTGATCCTTCTAATCTGCTTCCATTTATTACGCGTGCTTTAAGAGCACTGAGTAGCATCATGTCAAACACTGTGTTTGTCATGCTTATGGTTGTGTTCATACTGGCTGAAGCAGCAGGTTTGCCGCGGAAGTTCTGTGTGGCGGTAACAAACCCAGAAGCAGATCTTGAAGCGTTTTCAGGGATTGTTGGCGATCTTCAGACGTATATCAAAGTTAAGACCATACTGAGTTTGGCAACCGGCATTCTGGCTGGTGGATTGTGTTGGCTGGTCGGTACTGACTATCCAGTGCTCTGGGGCTTACTTGCATTTCTATTAAATTTCATTCCAACCTTTGGATCAATATTAGCGGCGATTCCACCAGTACTACTGACTTGGGTCATGCTGGATTGGCAATGGGCAGCAGTTATTTTGGCAGGCTACCTGGTTATTAATAACGTGCTTGGCAACATCATTGAGCCACGAATGATGGGTACTCGGTTAGGAATGTCAACACTTGTTGTATTCCTGTCAATGGTATTTTGGGGTTGGGTATGGGGGCCAGTTGGGATGATTCTCTCAGTGCCGCTGACCATGATTCTCAAGATCATGCTGCAGCACACCCCCGATCTTGCCTGGATTGCTGTTCTGCTTGCGTCAGACGCCGAGGTGCGCGATCGAGAAAAGGAAATGCGCAGCGAAAATCCCACGCAGTCATGCTAGCCGGTCATTTTTTCGTTCTGAAAAGGTCGTGCTCATTTTCGAGACCATTGCTCAAAACGATGTGAATTGACCCCGTCTGGCCCTCATTTATTGGGTGAGAGGGCCTGATTTCGACTCTGAGAGCTGGGAACTCATTTTTTCTAAGAAATGTTGCCCGTGTAGCGAAAACTCTACGCGTCTTTCATTGGAGCCAATGTCGTGAAGGCATTGGTCAAAAATCTCAACCGGTTTCCATGACAGGTGGGCTGAGAGTGGGGCGATGGCAACTCCACACACTTCGGTCTGAAACCATGGAGTTGCTTCGATGAAACGCTCAAACCGATTGATTGCTTTAGCTACGCTTTTCCTTTGTTCTGCCCCTGCTCTTTCTCAAACTCAAACCTATTTGGCACACAGTAACTACGACCAAGATCTCGATGGATGGAGAGTGAAGGATACGATCAACAATGTATCCAGCTACTACGCACCAACCTGGTTACCAAATGGTGGTGCACCAGACGGGCACATGGAGTTCCATGATGTGACACCTGGTGGCTATATATTTGAAGCGCCAGACAAATTCCACGGCGACTTTTCAGCAGCCGTAGGTAATGGAGGTGTGTTTTATGATTGGGGTGCAGATTGGATCATGGATGATCGGAGATCTTCAGTGACATTCTGGAGTGGCGACGTCCGTCTGTGGGCGAGTAGCAATCAGGGACTTGCCACGAATGTATGGCACCATTTTGATTATGCATTTGATATGGGTGTGGGCTGGAAAGTCGATTATGGCTTAGGTGCTCAGACAGCAACCATGGCTGATCTCTATACAGTCCTTTCAAATGTGACTGATATGAATATCTCAGGCGAAACGTGGACCGGTATTACTGAAACCACTTGGGTCGATAATCCAACAATTTATATGAACGTACCAGCTCCAGGGGCACTTGCTCTGTTCGGCCTTGCAGGGCTCGTAGGTAGACGTCGTCGATCGAGTCGTCGGGTGTAAAAACCGTAACCAATAGTTCTAATCACGAGTAAAGCGGTAGGTGGCTGGTATATCCAGCCACCTTTCGCTTTGCTTTCGAGTACAGTGCGGCGCCTATTAGAATTCTGCTATATCGGAGTGTGTATGTCAGATACAAATGCCCAGCACCTAAAGTGGCTTCGTGAAATAACAGCTCTGCCTACAGCCGCAGGTCGTGAACAAAGAGTCATTGCCTGGATTCGTGACTGGGTCAGTGAACGAAAAGATCTGGTGTTGGAAGAAGATGAAGCCGGAAATCTCATTATCCATCGTCAGGATATGGTTGATGACCAAGGCGAGCGACCACTCTATGTCACTGCACACTTAGATCATCCAGCATTTGTTGTTGAAGAACGTTTGGACGAAGGGCGAGTCAGGCTCTCCTTCCGCGGTACCGTTCGTGATCCCTACTTCACTGATGGGCGAATCAACCTCTTTCTTGATGATGGTCAGGTCATACCGGCCACCATCATATCGACGCAGAACA
This window harbors:
- a CDS encoding arginine deiminase family protein, whose protein sequence is MNSIGGCQTRSDVDLVAIIRPVSNTIDQCQLTHLRRDKIDLARAEKQHADYVEVLRACGCHIIQLPPEHECPDAVFVEDTAIVVNEIAVMTRPGAPSRREEVASVRKVLVGYRDIRSIDDGATLDGGDVVRAENRLWVGVSTRTTARGAESLGHCLSSFGYEVAPVQVHNCLHLKSACCALDQETLLYNPAWIDASHFQDMRCIEVDPTEPMAANVVGVGDRLLVAAAHPRTADLLDVAGYQIEIIEADELAKAEGALTCCSIIFRTLNSVSSQMDY
- a CDS encoding AI-2E family transporter, with the protein product MESSTKSQASVGVNGWRLIMALAGLVVIVAGLQLASSLLVPIAAAVFFAVLCIPPVNWLQKRKVPQWLAVIIVFVVVLVAFVFVGLIVNQSISSFLTRLPDYQTALQERLKPIDPFIEKIGLGDYVNPLLSKADDTVDPTTSSVIATDQMAQADEAETGGIGDPSNLLPFITRALRALSSIMSNTVFVMLMVVFILAEAAGLPRKFCVAVTNPEADLEAFSGIVGDLQTYIKVKTILSLATGILAGGLCWLVGTDYPVLWGLLAFLLNFIPTFGSILAAIPPVLLTWVMLDWQWAAVILAGYLVINNVLGNIIEPRMMGTRLGMSTLVVFLSMVFWGWVWGPVGMILSVPLTMILKIMLQHTPDLAWIAVLLASDAEVRDREKEMRSENPTQSC